AGACGTTTAAAAATCACGATTAATTGTAAAGTCGGTTAATTGCTGCATCAGTACAtgaactctctctcccctcttcccctctcctccctcctcctctcttcatccccctctcccccaggtgtcCAGGGTTTTGGAGGACTTATTGGGGAGCGTGTGTCAGCCGTTCTACCTGGCTCCTCTGGGGCTGGAGGGCGTGGCTCAGCGAAGGGCCTCCAAGGTACTGATCCTCCCTCGGGGGCCAGGCAGGGTAAAGGTTTAATACCCTCTGACAAACTAACCCTGATGCCCCTCTCGCCTTGCCTCtactcctctccacccctctctccattcctcctctcctcccctacctctcctcctccagagaatGAGCAGGTTGTTGCGTGGGGAATGCCTCTACAAGGCCGAGCGCTGTGTCTTCCCTtgggcctctctcttcctctgggcTGTCCTGCAGAACCGCAGCGACATGGCTGtctacttctgggagatggtgAATAAATTCCGGGTTACTTAGGGGTCACAGGAAGTGAATGAGTTCTGAGCATAGGCTTTATCTGATGCATAGGTTTCATCTGAATAAACCTTTTGACCTATCCTATCTGTCTTTTGATTCACCATAACTATAACcttctcttcatcttcctctttctctcctctcgtcctctctctctctctttctctctctctctctctctctgtgaggctGGGGAGTCTGTTCTGTGTGCTCTGAGTGGCTGTAAGGTGCTGAGGGAGATGTCCAAGCTGGAGACCGAGGCTGAGTCCAAGCAGGCCATGAAGGACCTGGCCCAGAGATTTGAAAACCTGGCTTATGGTGAGACCTGATCACAGGACTCAGACATGGTCACTTGACACAGACCTGGTCACATGACACAGACCTGGTCACATGATACGTGTTGTTGTGgtgtttcctcttcctctcactggAAACGTCGGACTCTGTAGGAGACTGTAGAAGTTTCCTCCTGATAATAGTTGACTTATCTTTCTGTCAAATAACTGACACACCATTCATCTCCATTAAGTGTATaatgtgcgcctgtgtgtgtgcctgtgtgtgtgtgtagacgtgtTCAGTAAGTGCTACCAGAGCAATGAGAGTCGGTCCTTCACGCTGCTGATCAGGCAGTCCCCGGTGTGGGGCCAGACCACCTGTCTGCAGATGGGCGTGGTGGCCGACGCCCGCTACTTTTTCAGCCACGGCGGAGTCCAGGTGAGTCTGGCTCAGACAGCAGACTGAGGTCCAGGTGAGTCTGGGCTCAGACAGCAGACTGAGGTCCAGGTGAGTCTGGGCTCAGACAGCAGACTGAGGTCCAGGTGAGTCTGGGCTCAGACAGCAGACTGAGGTCCAGGTGAGTCTGGGCTCAGACGGCAGACTGAGGTCCAGGTGAGTCTGGGCTCAGACGGCAGACTAAGGTCCAGGTGAGTCTGGGCTCAGACAGCAGACTGAGGTCCAGGTGAGTCTGGGCTCAGACAGCAGACTGAGGTCCAGGTGAGTCTGGGCTCAGACAGCAGACTGAGGTCCAGGTGAGTCTGGGCTCAGACAGCAGACTGAGGTCCAGGTGAGTCTGGGCTCAGACAGCAGACTTGACTCTGAGCTTTGTAATAAGTATATATAATACGAGAAGCAGTATAGTAATAAGATACACAACATTTTTCATTTGGCAGATCAAACGCTTTTAACCAAGCGACTGATTTGAAACTGCCACCTCCTCACCCGCTCCAGTGTGCTTTGGATGAAGTTTttgctgaatgaatacatttgtgCTATCTGTTTTGTTGATAGTGCGTTGATAATGCGTGGTAGTGCGTTGATAATGCGTTAACCTCCCTAGGCCCTGCTGTCTCAGATCTGGTGGGGAGACATGAAGAGGAGCACAGAGGTGTGGaagctcctcctcaccctcttctgcccccccctcatgtacacacacttcctgccctTCAGGTAGTCatctacacacacttcctgccctTCAGGTAGTCatctacacacacttcctgccctTCAGGTAGTCatctacacacacttcctgccctTCAGGTAGTCatctacacacacttcctgccctTCAGGTAGTCatctacacacacttcctgccctTCAAGTAGTCatctacacacacttcctgccctTCAAGTAGTCatctacacacacttcctgccctTCAGGTAGTCatctacacacacttcctgccctTCAGGTAGTCatctacacacacttcctgccctTCAAGTAGTCatctacacacacttcctgccctTCAGGtagtcatgtacacacacttcctgccctTCAAGTAGTCatctacacacacttcctgccctTCAAGTAGTCatctacacacacttcctgccctTCAGGTAGTCatctacacacacttcctgccctTCAAGTAGTCatctacacacacttcctgccctTCAGGTAGTCatctacacacacttcctgcccaTCAGGTAGTCCTCCATCAAAGAGTTAATTCCTAGTTTCTTCCCAggaaggtggaagaggaggagcagaggagctcCAGCGTGGCTCCAACTGGAGACACCAACAGCCTCTATGGAGAGAccatcttctccttctctgacATCAAACAACAGTACAGCCCTCAAACTATcttgctcctctctttctctctctctcgctctctcgctctcttgctctctcgctctctcgctctctccctcctagcctctccctctctcttctgtcatACTGTAACAGAACATGTATTGTTACTGTGAAGGCCCCTGAtcagccctcccctctctgtctccatgcagCGATGTTGAACCTGGGTCCAGCAGCCCTCCACCCATGATTAAAGGTTCCTCTCCACACGAGAGATCATTTTACTAATGGAGTGTTTAAATATGTCCACTCTTATCTTCATTAACACTCCTGGTGTTAATCATGTAAACTTTGAAATGAAATgtttgtctcctcctcccctcttcacaCTGTTTACCAGAGATAAACAGTGTGCAATTGTGTTTGTTTCTCAGGcagacccagccctcctccaagGCCGCAGTATCCCTTTGTGATCTCTAGGTGGCGCCAGTTCTGGACCGCGCCTGTCACTTGCTTCCTGGGCAATGTGATCATgtacttcctcttcctcttcctgttcgcCTATGTGCTATTGGTGGACTTTAAGCCCCCGCCCCCACAGGGCCCCTCCCCGCTAGAGTACGTGTTATACTTCTGGGTGTTCAGCCTGGTGTGTGAGGAGATACGAGAGGTGAGAGGTGTCTtcaggggtcagggttcagAGTTAGGGTTCAGGGGTCACCCCCAGCCCTGATCCTGCATCCTGATGTCCCCTGTGAGGTCCCCTAGAAGCAGGGGACCGCTGGCTTGACCTGGTGTCTCCCCTCCACCAGACTCTGTTTGTGGGGAACAAGATGTGGAGGCAGAGGATGAGGCAGTACATCGACGACATGTGGAACAAGTGTGACCTGgtcgccatctctctcttcaccatCGGAATGATCCTCAGGTGGGCCAATGGATAACTCTTACCTGTCATAACAGCTCCATCAAATATCACCTACCTGTTACATGGTAATATATCTCCTCCTTACCTAGCTGTCTTAACCGCGTGGTTAGGTATCTGACTAGGGAACAGGAGGAAGTGTCAAAGTTTTTTTGTCCATCTCAACATCATGCAACAAGCCACAGAGTTGTTTTCAGCCACCAGGGGGAGATGTTGCCACAGGAGATGGTTTTGTGGtgaactgaactgcactttttgtgTTCCCTTGAAAGGAGCACTAactaaattgtgtgtgtgtgtgtgtgtgtgtgtcaggatgtttGAGTGGTCCTTCATGTGTGGCAGGGCGTTCCTCAGTGTAGACTACATGGTCTTCACGCTGCGCCTCATCCACATCTTCGCCGTCCACAAGCAGCTTGGACCCAAGATCGTCATCGTGGGCAAGATGGTGGGACCTTTACATGACATACACTGTACTCTGCCATCTGGCTCCATGACCTGTACACTGAAACAGGACTAGCAGCACATCTGAAACCGTTTCTTGGTAGATGCAAAGTATGCTTCTACAATTTCAAATGGATATACAGGttaacaaaatgtgtttaatCTCAAACTAATTTAAAAGTCCGTACAGTACAGTCACTAATTCAGGCTGTCCTTGTTTTTATCTTCGCTCAGATAAAGGATAtcatcatcttcttcttctctggttttGACTGGAtatcttcttcttctgtctcaTCTCCCCACAGATAAAGGATAtcatcatcttcttcttctcctgtctcATCTCCCCACAGATAAAGgatatcatcatcatcttcttcttctctggttttGACTGGATATCTTCTTCTTCTGCCTCGTCTCCCCACAGATGAAGGACGtgttcttcttcttgttcttcCTGGCCGTGTGGCTGATGGCGTACGGCGTGGCCCACCAGGCGCTGCTCTACACCTACGACCCTCGTCCTGCCTGGATCTTCAGACGCATCTTCTACAGACCATACCTGCACATATTTGGACAGATCCCTGTGGAGGAAGTAGATGGtaatgtctgtgcgtgtgtgtgtgtgtgtttgcaaatgtgtgtgagtgtttataaatgtttatgtgggtgtgtgtttgcatatgtttgtatgtgtttgcataattgtgtgtgtgtgtgtgtgtgctgtgtgtgtgtgctgggtgacCAAACTCTGCCGTCTCGCTGCAGTGGGGTACGACTGGGATAAGGACTGCACTGACAACGTGACGCTGATCGACGCGGGCATGGAGCCCTGCAGGAACATGTACGCAAACTGGCTGGTGGTCATCCTGCTGGTGGTCTTCCTGCTGGTCACCAACATCCTGCTCATCAACCTGCTCATCGCCATGTTCAGGTAGAggccccgtctgtctgtctctgtctctctctgtctgtctcgctctgtctgtctgtctgtctctctctgtctctctctctgtgtctctctctgtttccctgtgtttgtttgtcttggGTTTTCACCCTCACCATGTACCCTACAGACACTCCACAGGATCCAGTGTATCTGAAACCTCTCCTAAacaccatcctctcctccaccccttcctccatcctctcctcctccatctcccccctccgtcTATGCAGCTTCACCTTCTCCAAGGTTCAGGAACACAGTGACACCTACTGGAAGTTCCAGCGCTACAATCTGATTGTGGAGTACCACTCCCGGccctccctggccccgcccTTCATCCTGCTGTCCCACCTGCACCTGTTCATCAAGAGATACATCCGCAAGATCCCCTCTGCCAAGGCCCGCCATTTTGGTGAGAGCTGGAAGCCTTTACTGAGGGGAAGTGGACGGGTCATTCATTTATACTTTAGTGTGTTGTTCTGGTGCTTGATTGTGTAGCTAGCATGCTAACTGGTGCCTGGGGATGTTAGCTACAAGTTAatgaagtgtctgctaaatgaataaatgtaatgtaaatgttaatgaaGAGTAACGTAGCCAGCATGCTAACGTTTTTTTCGGCCCTCCAGTACTGGAGTTGAAAGGCAAAGCGGCTAACAGGCTAATGACGTGGGAGGCGATCCAGAAGGAGATGTTCCTGACCGCCCAGAGCAAGATCCAGCGAGGGACGGACTCTGAGAGACTCAAACGGATGTCAGCCAAGTCAGtagagctctctctccctctctcccctgtctctctctccctccccctctctctctctctcgctctcttcctccctctctctccttttctcgctctctctcgctctctccccccccccctcttcctctctctctctctcccccccccctctctctctctcgatctgaTGTTGAATCTAGTGTTGGATTCGCACAGCAGCGACAGGCCTGAGATGGTGAAGGTGCCTGTGTTCCTCAGGCCTGAGATGGTGAAGGTTCCTGTGTTCCTCAGGCCTGAGATGGTGAAGGTTCCTGTGTTTGTTCCTCTGTGGCAGGGTGGATGGGATCATGAAGCAGATGGCGGAGACCAGAGGTTACGACCACAGACTGAGATCTCTGGAGGGCAATGTGAGACTTGCATATCACATTCTCTTCATTGAGctttaacccttgtgttgtcttcgggtcattctgacccatcagtcgtTGTGAgccaccgtcgtattgcgacaactttaccgcatacaaaaacaaagtgaagcattttccgttgggctgtctcagaccccccacattgaaggttaaaataaaattgtttttatttgtttttgtattgggtaaaattgggtaaacacaacgatggttgGTTATGAActtttgggtcatgtgacccgaaggcagcacaagggtaaaaaaataaatattcacAAGCGACATACATAAAAGATTGCATGCAAAATTCTACAGATTTCAAACGTTAAGACTGTGAAAAGTATTTTCTATCATATATTGTCTGTCTTCAGTAGTCAAGCCCTGTGAATGGATGTTGGTCTTGAGGGATCGAATATGGCTGCAAGCTGGCAGTCAGCATTTATTcagttcagtaaaaaaaaagtttttttcacTCCCAAACGGGATCCTCCCTACAGTTGTTAAGCTCTCAGGCACGTTTGGAAAGAGCATTGACCCTATGGAGGGTGAAAAGCTGCTTGATCAATTCACtttaataggggttatgcggagcgctcagcattcgaaccggaaaacagatgtaa
This region of Hypomesus transpacificus isolate Combined female unplaced genomic scaffold, fHypTra1 scaffold_127, whole genome shotgun sequence genomic DNA includes:
- the LOC124488190 gene encoding transient receptor potential cation channel subfamily M member 4-like isoform X2; translated protein: MNINDAGGGGDIVGMSASEKDQNWIPKIIKKRVCTTFVEDTDSDARGCQCGGPRDSHASAALGDYFSTAIVSRWDSAQHSSEQPTDGFGEVEFAGASKRHSYFLRLSCDTPPASVYHMMTAHWRLPPPNLVVSVVGGEGRSKVKTWVREVLRQGLVKASQSTGAWILTGGLREGVGRCVGEAVRDHATAASSMSINKVVALGIAPWGMVHNRQQLVNPEGSFPAKYYVHNKSRDSCCLDNNYQAFLLVDDGSVKRRGVETAFRARLEDYISNQRTGICGSGSINIPVLCMLISGEAAMLKRLDLSLNNCMPWLVLAGSGGVSDLVSDILENLSTGPSVMSSNEAEAEEGPSDNLRERVAELVKKHFPGEFDMDKLVEQALSVYQNRDLITVHHGEQEGADDFDTVLLKALVGASKRASPDSASNTEELKLAVTWNRVDIAKSELFNGDIQWRYEDLEDSMTDALVNDKPQFVRLFTENGLNILDYLTYGRLEQLYSSMADSTLGCSLLQQHLEDRRGSAGSVPSVANLLDGPAGAESQEGGVAREERFCLLEVSRVLEDLLGSVCQPFYLAPLGLEGVAQRRASKAGESVLCALSGCKVLREMSKLETEAESKQAMKDLAQRFENLAYDVFSKCYQSNESRSFTLLIRQSPVWGQTTCLQMGVVADARYFFSHGGVQALLSQIWWGDMKRSTEVWKLLLTLFCPPLMYTHFLPFRKVEEEEQRSSSVAPTGDTNSLYGETIFSFSDIKQHDVEPGSSSPPPMIKGRPSPPPRPQYPFVISRWRQFWTAPVTCFLGNVIMYFLFLFLFAYVLLVDFKPPPPQGPSPLEYVLYFWVFSLVCEEIRETLFVGNKMWRQRMRQYIDDMWNKCDLVAISLFTIGMILRMFEWSFMCGRAFLSVDYMVFTLRLIHIFAVHKQLGPKIVIVGKMMKDVFFFLFFLAVWLMAYGVAHQALLYTYDPRPAWIFRRIFYRPYLHIFGQIPVEEVDVGYDWDKDCTDNVTLIDAGMEPCRNMYANWLVVILLVVFLLVTNILLINLLIAMFSFTFSKVQEHSDTYWKFQRYNLIVEYHSRPSLAPPFILLSHLHLFIKRYIRKIPSAKARHFVLELKGKAANRLMTWEAIQKEMFLTAQSKIQRGTDSERLKRMSAKVDGIMKQMAETRGYDHRLRSLEGNMEYCSSALSWIVEALSQSSSVKTTQPAPVPREAFPSSST
- the LOC124488190 gene encoding transient receptor potential cation channel subfamily M member 4-like isoform X1, coding for MNINDAGGGGDIVGMSASEKDQNWIPKIIKKRVCTTFVEDTDSDARGCQCGGPRDSHASAALGDYFSTAIVSRWDSAQHSSEQPTDGFGEVEFAGASKRHSYFLRLSCDTPPASVYHMMTAHWRLPPPNLVVSVVGGEGRSKVKTWVREVLRQGLVKASQSTGAWILTGGLREGVGRCVGEAVRDHATAASSMSINKVVALGIAPWGMVHNRQQLVNPEGSFPAKYYVHNKSRDSCCLDNNYQAFLLVDDGSVKRRGVETAFRARLEDYISNQRTGICGSGSINIPVLCMLISGEAAMLKRLDLSLNNCMPWLVLAGSGGVSDLVSDILENLSTGPSVMSSNEAEAEEGPSDNLRERVAELVKKHFPGEFDMDKLVEQALSVYQNRDLITVHHGEQEGADDFDTVLLKALVGASKRASPDSASNTEELKLAVTWNRVDIAKSELFNGDIQWRYEDLEDSMTDALVNDKPQFVRLFTENGLNILDYLTYGRLEQLYSSMADSTLGCSLLQQHLEDRRGSAGSVPSVANLLDGPAGAESQEGGVAREERFCLLEVSRVLEDLLGSVCQPFYLAPLGLEGVAQRRASKRMSRLLRGECLYKAERCVFPWASLFLWAVLQNRSDMAVYFWEMAGESVLCALSGCKVLREMSKLETEAESKQAMKDLAQRFENLAYDVFSKCYQSNESRSFTLLIRQSPVWGQTTCLQMGVVADARYFFSHGGVQALLSQIWWGDMKRSTEVWKLLLTLFCPPLMYTHFLPFRKVEEEEQRSSSVAPTGDTNSLYGETIFSFSDIKQHDVEPGSSSPPPMIKGRPSPPPRPQYPFVISRWRQFWTAPVTCFLGNVIMYFLFLFLFAYVLLVDFKPPPPQGPSPLEYVLYFWVFSLVCEEIRETLFVGNKMWRQRMRQYIDDMWNKCDLVAISLFTIGMILRMFEWSFMCGRAFLSVDYMVFTLRLIHIFAVHKQLGPKIVIVGKMMKDVFFFLFFLAVWLMAYGVAHQALLYTYDPRPAWIFRRIFYRPYLHIFGQIPVEEVDVGYDWDKDCTDNVTLIDAGMEPCRNMYANWLVVILLVVFLLVTNILLINLLIAMFSFTFSKVQEHSDTYWKFQRYNLIVEYHSRPSLAPPFILLSHLHLFIKRYIRKIPSAKARHFVLELKGKAANRLMTWEAIQKEMFLTAQSKIQRGTDSERLKRMSAKVDGIMKQMAETRGYDHRLRSLEGNMEYCSSALSWIVEALSQSSSVKTTQPAPVPREAFPSSST